A single window of Mesotoga sp. UBA6090 DNA harbors:
- a CDS encoding sugar ABC transporter substrate-binding protein — MKLLKLLICFILLPTVAFSIQINVNGSSWKTWDDSLQQFAYESSYGKIIPMSDVVPILVQEADTLRVTAANGILEVVDPNSNLILKEGEWLLEGHETLGEILSVEIEGEILDSRSIEIWLDWEGISALKSIIARFGELHQIEINVQEVPKAASKLRAIVRAGGRVPDIVMVSSSDIYDLVWEDAVQPLDYIDPINLSGRNSFTYNERLWAIPFYADTQLALFNRKVVENIDGNWTLEEFESISQNLGELAAGWNIYSAYWFVPFQLGFGKSSLIEDGELIITDQPTISALAYLVDKVRDGTFRTLERDAMVSLFAAGKTGIILSGSYMIPQLEEIDLDYGIVPFPFPLRPLLDYKGFSIAKKTRSPILARQIIEHLTSVKIQQIFCENTYKIPANQSALKIIDLPEGMKRSMENGYPIPCSPLYGLYKNTMWKLLNLALSGKMEVGAVLESGQEIIYENYEGME; from the coding sequence GTGAAGCTATTGAAGCTTCTGATTTGCTTTATTCTTTTGCCTACTGTGGCCTTCTCAATTCAGATCAATGTTAACGGCTCTTCTTGGAAGACCTGGGATGATTCTTTGCAGCAGTTCGCCTACGAAAGCTCATATGGGAAAATTATCCCCATGTCAGATGTTGTACCTATTCTAGTTCAAGAAGCAGATACTCTGAGAGTTACTGCTGCAAATGGAATTCTGGAAGTAGTAGATCCCAACAGTAATCTCATTCTGAAAGAAGGTGAATGGTTACTTGAAGGACACGAAACTCTCGGAGAGATCCTTTCGGTAGAAATAGAAGGAGAGATTCTCGATTCGCGTTCAATAGAAATTTGGCTTGATTGGGAAGGAATCTCCGCACTGAAATCAATTATTGCAAGGTTTGGCGAACTGCATCAGATAGAAATCAACGTTCAAGAAGTCCCGAAAGCTGCGAGCAAACTGAGAGCAATAGTAAGAGCGGGCGGACGAGTTCCCGACATCGTAATGGTAAGTTCAAGCGACATTTATGATCTTGTTTGGGAAGACGCCGTTCAACCTCTTGATTACATTGACCCAATTAATCTTTCGGGAAGAAATTCATTTACTTATAATGAAAGACTTTGGGCTATTCCATTTTATGCAGATACCCAGCTCGCTCTGTTCAACAGAAAAGTCGTAGAAAACATCGATGGCAACTGGACGCTTGAAGAATTCGAATCAATTTCGCAGAATCTTGGTGAACTTGCCGCAGGCTGGAATATCTATTCAGCGTACTGGTTTGTTCCTTTTCAACTGGGATTTGGAAAGAGTTCCTTAATAGAAGATGGTGAATTAATCATAACCGATCAACCAACGATAAGTGCCCTTGCGTACCTTGTTGACAAAGTTAGGGACGGAACATTCCGAACCTTGGAGAGAGATGCAATGGTAAGCCTATTTGCAGCCGGAAAAACAGGAATTATTCTATCTGGTTCATACATGATTCCTCAGCTGGAAGAGATCGATCTTGATTATGGAATAGTACCCTTCCCTTTTCCGCTTCGCCCGCTGCTTGATTACAAAGGGTTTTCAATTGCGAAGAAAACTAGATCCCCAATTCTAGCAAGACAAATCATAGAACATTTGACGTCGGTGAAGATTCAGCAGATATTTTGCGAAAACACTTACAAGATTCCTGCAAACCAGTCAGCTTTGAAAATCATTGATCTCCCTGAGGGTATGAAGAGAAGTATGGAAAACGGATATCCAATTCCATGTAGTCCGCTTTACGGACTGTACAAGAACACTATGTGGAAGCTTCTCAATCTCGCTCTTTCTGGGAAGATGGAAGTAGGAGCCGTGCTTGAAAGTGGCCAAGAAATCATTTATGAAAATTATGAAGGTATGGAATGA